One Deltaproteobacteria bacterium DNA segment encodes these proteins:
- a CDS encoding 30S ribosomal protein S1 gives MDDTEMDELVVEERNNETDTEMDEVVKKPSPKAMVTTRMNLDDEAEDTGPSEFQTLYEESFKRFDEGEVVHGRIVQVDKEFVLVDIGYKSEGMIPIREFYEPDGTMSAKVGDEVDVMVERLESDEEGVIVSKEKASKIKVWEEIKKAYEEDGTVTGVITHRVKGGFSVDIGVQAFLPGSQVDLRPVRDLDAMVSKTFTFKVLKYNRKRSNIVLSRRVILEKERETQRSTTLSAIHVGKVMQGQVKNITEYGVFVDLGGIDGLLHITDISWGRVKHPNELFSVGDTINVKVLDLDLERERVSLGMKQLKPDPWSLAMERYPVGTKVSGKVVSLTDYGAFVELEEGIEGLIHVSEMSWTKKVRHPSKVVSVGDMVDAVVLDIKPNNRRVSLGMKQVAPNPWDVIADKYPVGTTIEGKIKNITDFGMFIGIDEGIDGLVHISDISWTKRVNHPGEIYKKGDEVQAIVLHIDKENERFSLGIKQLTPDPWATIEDRYRVGTRIKGLVTSVTDFGIFVELEEGIEGLVHVSEVSKDKIKTPVGLYNVGQDVDAIVVNINPKERRIGLSIKRLESDEEDSYLADYLTNAKSSGSALGEALKLSLQEKIKGQKGEEEEE, from the coding sequence ATGGACGATACGGAAATGGACGAACTGGTGGTAGAGGAACGTAACAACGAAACCGATACCGAGATGGATGAGGTCGTGAAGAAGCCCTCGCCCAAGGCGATGGTTACGACCAGGATGAACCTGGATGACGAGGCCGAAGACACCGGCCCATCCGAGTTCCAAACACTCTATGAGGAGAGTTTCAAGCGCTTCGACGAAGGCGAGGTTGTCCACGGGCGCATAGTCCAGGTGGACAAGGAATTCGTCCTGGTGGACATCGGATACAAATCCGAGGGGATGATCCCCATTCGTGAGTTCTACGAGCCTGACGGCACCATGAGCGCCAAAGTTGGCGACGAGGTGGACGTCATGGTGGAACGCCTGGAATCCGACGAGGAAGGCGTCATCGTCTCCAAGGAAAAGGCGTCCAAGATAAAGGTCTGGGAAGAAATCAAGAAGGCCTACGAGGAAGACGGCACCGTCACCGGCGTCATCACCCACAGGGTCAAGGGCGGCTTCTCAGTGGATATCGGGGTCCAGGCATTTCTGCCCGGCTCCCAGGTTGATCTGCGGCCCGTGCGCGACCTGGATGCAATGGTTTCCAAGACCTTCACTTTCAAGGTTTTAAAATACAACCGCAAGCGCAGCAACATCGTGCTTTCCCGCAGGGTCATACTGGAGAAGGAACGCGAAACCCAGCGCTCCACCACCCTGTCCGCCATCCACGTCGGCAAGGTCATGCAGGGCCAGGTAAAGAACATCACCGAATACGGCGTGTTCGTGGACCTTGGCGGCATAGACGGCCTTCTGCACATCACGGACATCTCCTGGGGCCGTGTGAAGCACCCCAACGAGCTTTTCTCCGTTGGCGACACCATCAACGTGAAGGTTCTCGATCTCGACCTCGAGCGCGAGCGCGTGTCCCTTGGCATGAAGCAGTTGAAGCCCGATCCGTGGTCGCTGGCAATGGAGCGCTACCCGGTTGGGACCAAGGTTTCCGGCAAGGTGGTGAGCCTCACCGATTACGGCGCCTTCGTCGAGCTTGAAGAGGGCATCGAGGGCTTGATCCACGTGTCCGAAATGAGCTGGACCAAAAAGGTGCGCCACCCGTCCAAGGTTGTCTCGGTTGGCGACATGGTGGACGCGGTGGTTCTGGACATCAAGCCCAACAACCGCAGGGTCAGCCTCGGCATGAAGCAGGTCGCGCCCAACCCCTGGGATGTCATCGCCGACAAGTACCCGGTGGGCACCACCATCGAGGGCAAGATCAAGAACATCACCGATTTCGGCATGTTCATAGGAATCGATGAGGGAATCGACGGACTGGTCCACATCTCCGACATCTCCTGGACCAAGCGCGTCAACCACCCCGGCGAAATCTACAAGAAGGGCGACGAGGTCCAGGCCATCGTTTTGCATATCGACAAGGAAAACGAGCGCTTCTCCCTTGGAATCAAGCAGCTCACCCCCGACCCCTGGGCCACCATTGAAGACCGTTACCGCGTAGGCACCCGCATCAAGGGGCTTGTCACCTCGGTGACCGATTTCGGCATCTTCGTGGAGCTTGAGGAAGGCATCGAAGGCCTTGTGCATGTGTCCGAGGTTTCCAAGGACAAGATCAAGACCCCGGTTGGCCTCTACAACGTGGGCCAGGATGTTGACGCCATAGTGGTCAACATCAATCCCAAGGAACGCCGCATCGGCCTTTCCATCAAGCGTCTGGAATCCGATGAAGAGGATTCCTATCTGGCCGATTATCTCACCAACGCCAAGTCTTCCGGCTCCGCCCTGGGCGAGGCCCTGAAACTCTCCCTCCAGGAAAAGATCAAGGGGCAAAAGGGCGAGGAAGAAGAAGAATAG
- the sppA gene encoding signal peptide peptidase SppA: MFSRRHPLLFTFLVLVGIFMSGMVALSLITVAASGGRFGTGLSNKVGVVELDGTITDSRIIVESLADFRKNDKIKAIVLRVDSPGGSLGPSQEIYAEVKKTVAEKKVIVSMGSVAASGGYYVSSCASGIMANPGTITGSIGVIMAYTNAKGLMDKVGLSPVVIKSGKFKDIGSPFRDMTADERAFLNETIQAMYMQFVDDIVKGRKMDKEKLLQLADGRIFTGIKAKELGLIDRLGNMEDAIAWAGELGGLGEDPAVIYANRSRFAGLEKMMESASKVMEGATSAVPLLAYLWMPPV, encoded by the coding sequence ATGTTCTCCCGCCGCCATCCGTTGCTTTTCACCTTCCTCGTGCTTGTCGGCATTTTCATGTCCGGCATGGTAGCCCTTTCACTCATAACGGTGGCCGCGTCGGGAGGAAGGTTCGGAACCGGGCTTTCAAACAAGGTCGGAGTGGTGGAGCTTGACGGAACCATCACCGATTCCCGAATAATTGTCGAAAGCCTTGCCGATTTCAGGAAAAACGACAAGATAAAGGCCATTGTGCTGCGCGTCGATTCGCCCGGAGGCTCCCTGGGCCCAAGCCAGGAAATCTACGCCGAAGTCAAAAAAACCGTGGCGGAAAAAAAGGTCATCGTGTCAATGGGCTCGGTGGCGGCATCAGGGGGCTACTACGTCTCCTCCTGCGCCTCCGGCATCATGGCCAACCCGGGCACCATAACCGGCTCCATCGGCGTAATCATGGCCTACACCAACGCCAAGGGCCTGATGGACAAGGTGGGGCTTTCACCAGTTGTCATCAAAAGCGGCAAGTTCAAGGACATAGGCTCTCCCTTCCGGGACATGACCGCCGATGAGCGCGCCTTTTTGAACGAAACCATCCAGGCCATGTACATGCAGTTTGTGGACGACATCGTAAAGGGCCGCAAGATGGACAAGGAAAAGCTGCTCCAGCTTGCGGACGGCAGGATATTCACGGGGATAAAGGCCAAGGAGCTTGGGCTCATCGACAGGCTGGGCAACATGGAAGACGCCATTGCCTGGGCCGGAGAGCTTGGCGGCCTGGGTGAAGACCCCGCCGTGATTTACGCCAACCGCAGCCGCTTCGCGGGCCTGGAAAAAATGATGGAATCGGCCTCGAAGGTGATGGAAGGCGCAACCTCAGCGGTTCCGTTGCTTGCTTACCTGTGGATGCCCCCCGTCTGA
- the alaS gene encoding alanine--tRNA ligase: MYKTGNEIRSLFLDFFKDREHRVTVSSSLVPQDDPTLLFTNAGMVQFKRTFLGEEKRDYVRAATSQKCVRAGGKHNDLENVGYTARHHTFFEMLGNFSFGNYFKEEAIEYAWDLLTNVFRLPKDKLWITVFRDDDEAHGIWRDKMGVPDNRIVRLGEKDNFWAMGDTGPCGPCSEIHIDRGENLGCGIATCGADCDCDRFLEIWNLVFMQYNRDASGKMTPLPKPSIDTGMGLERIASVLQNTPTNYDSDIFSPIFAEIQKLSEKALGADAADDVCMKVIADHSRAAAFLIGDGILPSNEGRGYVLRRILRRAIRYGRQLGLTKPFLHDTAGAVAKAMAEPYPELGQNMAFIGNVLSNEEIRFRETLDHGLSVLNEALEELAAKNETVIPGDVIFKLYDTYGFPVDIVEDVVRDRNITLDHVGFTAAMNRQREQSRTVVSFAGASDAVKELTAAGVKTEFLGYTGTTAKGRILLLMADGKAVEKAVEGDLIDLVSDRTSFYGESGGQAGDQGLITGPGGEMQVTDTRKDPTGLFIHHGKISRGSLSRNEPVNLAVNEDRRRATALNHSATHLLHAALRAVVGDHAKQAGSFVNAERLRFDFTHFSALTDEEIAAIEAAVNEKIRANAAICTTEMDAAAARASGATALFEEKYGDRVRVVEMGDFSRELCGGTHTGRTGDIGSFFIVSESSVAAGVRRIEAVTGQGAYDYAKERFALLNSAAKLLKDKPEAVPERVEKLLSTIKEKEKALSDLKVRMAAGETGAGSADIIKEINGTKVISRKVEADNQNALREAADRFRDKIGSGVVVLGSAFEGKVFLVAMVTKDLAKKFHAGNIVKEIAGMVGGSGGGRPDMAQAGGTDPAKLDEALERVFGIVAEKG, encoded by the coding sequence ATGTACAAAACCGGTAACGAAATAAGGTCGCTTTTCCTGGATTTTTTCAAAGATCGAGAGCACAGGGTGACGGTGTCCAGTTCCCTCGTGCCCCAGGACGACCCCACCCTTTTATTCACCAACGCGGGCATGGTTCAGTTCAAGCGCACCTTTCTGGGGGAGGAAAAGCGCGACTACGTGCGGGCCGCCACCTCCCAGAAATGCGTTCGTGCGGGCGGCAAGCACAACGACCTGGAAAACGTGGGCTACACGGCCCGCCATCACACCTTTTTCGAAATGCTGGGAAATTTTTCCTTCGGCAATTACTTCAAGGAGGAAGCCATAGAATACGCCTGGGACCTTCTCACCAACGTGTTCAGGCTCCCGAAGGACAAGCTGTGGATCACCGTTTTCCGCGACGACGACGAGGCCCACGGAATCTGGCGCGACAAGATGGGCGTGCCGGACAACCGCATAGTGCGCCTAGGCGAGAAGGACAATTTCTGGGCCATGGGCGATACCGGCCCCTGCGGCCCATGCAGCGAAATTCACATAGACCGTGGCGAAAACCTCGGCTGCGGCATTGCCACCTGCGGCGCGGACTGCGACTGCGACCGGTTCCTGGAAATCTGGAACCTTGTTTTCATGCAGTATAACCGTGACGCATCGGGCAAAATGACGCCCCTTCCCAAACCTTCCATCGACACTGGCATGGGGCTTGAGCGCATCGCATCGGTCCTGCAGAACACGCCCACCAACTACGATTCCGATATCTTTTCGCCCATTTTTGCCGAAATCCAGAAACTCTCCGAAAAGGCGCTGGGAGCGGACGCCGCCGACGACGTGTGCATGAAGGTTATAGCCGATCACAGCCGGGCCGCCGCGTTTCTCATCGGCGACGGAATTCTTCCCTCAAACGAGGGTCGGGGCTATGTTCTGCGGCGCATCCTTCGCCGGGCCATCCGCTACGGCCGCCAGCTGGGGCTAACAAAACCCTTTCTCCACGACACGGCGGGAGCCGTGGCGAAGGCCATGGCCGAACCCTACCCGGAACTCGGCCAGAACATGGCCTTTATCGGAAATGTTCTTTCAAATGAGGAAATCCGGTTCCGGGAAACCCTGGATCACGGGCTTTCGGTTTTGAACGAGGCATTGGAAGAGCTTGCCGCCAAAAACGAGACCGTGATTCCGGGCGATGTGATTTTCAAACTCTACGACACCTATGGCTTTCCGGTGGACATAGTGGAGGACGTGGTTCGGGACAGGAACATCACCCTCGATCACGTGGGGTTTACCGCCGCCATGAACCGGCAGCGCGAGCAGAGCCGCACGGTTGTCAGCTTCGCCGGGGCCAGCGACGCGGTGAAGGAACTGACTGCTGCGGGAGTTAAAACCGAATTTCTGGGCTACACCGGTACAACCGCCAAGGGACGAATCCTGCTCCTCATGGCCGATGGAAAGGCCGTGGAAAAGGCGGTGGAAGGGGATTTGATCGACCTTGTTAGCGACCGGACCTCCTTTTACGGCGAATCGGGCGGCCAGGCGGGCGACCAAGGTCTTATCACCGGGCCGGGCGGCGAGATGCAGGTCACGGACACCAGAAAGGATCCAACGGGCCTTTTCATCCATCACGGAAAAATTTCGCGCGGAAGCCTTTCCAGGAATGAGCCCGTCAATCTTGCCGTCAACGAAGACAGGCGCAGGGCCACTGCCTTGAACCACAGCGCAACGCACCTTCTTCACGCGGCCCTGCGGGCGGTTGTGGGGGATCACGCCAAGCAGGCCGGAAGCTTCGTGAACGCGGAGCGCCTGCGTTTCGACTTCACGCATTTTTCGGCCCTTACCGATGAAGAAATCGCCGCCATCGAGGCTGCTGTCAACGAAAAAATCCGGGCCAACGCGGCAATCTGCACCACCGAGATGGACGCAGCCGCTGCAAGGGCCAGCGGGGCTACGGCCCTTTTCGAGGAAAAATACGGCGACCGCGTTCGGGTGGTGGAAATGGGCGATTTTTCAAGGGAGCTTTGCGGCGGAACTCACACCGGGCGCACCGGCGACATCGGCTCGTTTTTCATCGTCTCGGAAAGCTCGGTTGCTGCGGGCGTGCGGCGCATAGAGGCCGTTACGGGGCAGGGGGCCTACGACTACGCCAAGGAGCGCTTCGCCCTTCTGAACTCTGCTGCGAAGCTCCTGAAGGACAAGCCGGAAGCCGTACCGGAGCGGGTTGAAAAACTTCTCTCCACAATAAAGGAGAAGGAAAAGGCCCTTTCGGACCTGAAGGTCCGCATGGCCGCAGGCGAAACCGGGGCGGGCTCGGCGGATATCATCAAAGAGATAAACGGAACAAAGGTGATTTCACGCAAGGTTGAAGCCGACAACCAAAACGCGCTTCGAGAAGCCGCCGACAGGTTCCGGGACAAGATCGGAAGCGGAGTGGTGGTTCTGGGCAGCGCCTTTGAGGGTAAGGTTTTTCTGGTGGCCATGGTCACCAAGGACCTTGCGAAGAAATTCCACGCCGGTAACATCGTGAAGGAAATCGCGGGCATGGTGGGCGGATCGGGCGGAGGAAGGCCGGACATGGCCCAGGCGGGCGGTACAGACCCTGCGAAACTCGACGAGGCCCTTGAAAGGGTGTTCGGAATAGTGGCTGAAAAGGGCTGA
- the recA gene encoding recombinase RecA, with the protein MVREKDSSKDAEKDPAKERAKALSDAVSQIERQFGKGSLMKLGDNKIEAIPVIPTGSLGLDRALGIGGYPRGRIVEIYGPESSGKTTLALHAVAEAQKLGGTAAFIDAEHALDVSYAHKLGVKTDELLVSQPDTGEQALEITDVLVRSGAVDIIVVDSVAALVPKAEIEGEMGDSHMGLQARLMSQALRKLTAVISRTSSTVIFINQIRMKIGVVYGNPETTTGGNALKFYASVRLDVRRGQAIRDGQETLGNRTKVKIVKNKMAPPFRETEFDVIYGEGVSKTGELLDVGVDLGVVEKSGAWYSYAGERLGQGREQSKKFLAQNPDVLAKITEVVREKMAISGPPPVVPPDDIMDE; encoded by the coding sequence ATGGTGAGAGAAAAGGACAGTTCAAAGGACGCTGAAAAAGACCCGGCAAAGGAGCGCGCCAAGGCCCTTTCCGACGCGGTGAGCCAGATCGAGCGGCAGTTCGGCAAGGGAAGCCTGATGAAACTTGGCGACAACAAGATCGAGGCCATTCCGGTCATCCCCACCGGCTCCCTGGGCCTTGACCGGGCCCTTGGCATAGGTGGCTATCCCCGTGGAAGGATAGTGGAAATCTACGGCCCGGAATCATCCGGCAAGACGACCCTGGCCCTACACGCTGTGGCCGAGGCCCAGAAACTGGGCGGAACTGCGGCCTTCATAGACGCCGAGCACGCCCTGGACGTTTCCTACGCCCACAAGCTGGGAGTCAAAACCGACGAGCTTCTGGTCTCACAGCCGGACACCGGCGAGCAGGCCCTTGAAATCACCGATGTCCTGGTGCGCTCCGGCGCTGTTGACATCATCGTCGTGGACTCGGTGGCGGCCCTGGTTCCCAAGGCCGAAATCGAGGGCGAGATGGGGGATTCCCACATGGGCCTCCAAGCCCGGCTCATGAGCCAGGCCCTGCGCAAACTTACAGCCGTCATCAGCCGGACATCGTCAACCGTAATCTTCATAAACCAGATACGCATGAAGATAGGGGTGGTCTACGGAAACCCGGAAACCACCACCGGCGGCAACGCTCTAAAATTTTACGCTTCCGTGCGCCTCGACGTGCGCCGGGGCCAGGCCATACGCGACGGCCAGGAAACCCTCGGGAACCGCACCAAGGTCAAGATCGTCAAAAACAAGATGGCCCCGCCTTTCCGTGAAACCGAGTTCGACGTCATCTATGGCGAGGGGGTTTCCAAGACCGGCGAGCTTTTGGACGTCGGGGTCGATCTCGGAGTGGTGGAAAAAAGTGGGGCGTGGTATTCGTACGCGGGCGAACGCCTTGGGCAGGGTAGGGAGCAGTCCAAGAAGTTTCTGGCGCAAAACCCGGACGTTCTGGCCAAGATCACGGAAGTGGTCAGGGAGAAAATGGCCATTTCCGGCCCTCCGCCCGTGGTTCCACCCGATGATATAATGGACGAATGA
- the thpR gene encoding RNA 2',3'-cyclic phosphodiesterase, which produces MSKFLRAFLAIDLPLEVKEGIFRIGQELVDSGVKIRPVAKTAMHLTVKFFGDVTINQVELIKAEMEKSAEIFPPFSLSARGLGAFPGYKNPRVVWVGLGGDTHILENLATDLEKRWRALKFPPEDRPFKGHLTVGRARDRIDPIKMTEALKTFGSHESGAFAVRALTLYRSELLPGGPRYTVLACSNLTGKPNEEKSW; this is translated from the coding sequence GTGAGTAAATTTCTCCGCGCCTTTTTGGCAATAGACCTTCCCCTTGAAGTAAAAGAGGGAATTTTCCGCATAGGTCAGGAGCTTGTCGATTCCGGCGTGAAAATCAGGCCGGTGGCGAAAACCGCCATGCACCTTACGGTGAAATTTTTTGGCGACGTCACCATAAATCAGGTGGAGCTGATAAAAGCGGAAATGGAAAAATCTGCGGAAATTTTTCCGCCTTTTTCGCTTTCGGCGCGCGGCCTTGGGGCCTTTCCCGGCTATAAAAACCCGCGCGTGGTGTGGGTGGGCCTTGGGGGAGACACTCATATCCTGGAAAATCTCGCCACTGATCTGGAAAAGCGCTGGCGGGCCTTGAAGTTCCCCCCGGAGGACCGGCCCTTCAAGGGCCATCTCACGGTGGGGAGAGCCAGGGACAGGATTGACCCCATAAAAATGACCGAAGCGCTGAAAACCTTTGGCTCCCACGAGTCCGGGGCCTTTGCCGTTCGGGCGCTTACCCTGTACAGAAGTGAATTGCTACCCGGCGGGCCGCGTTACACCGTGCTCGCCTGCTCGAACCTTACCGGAAAACCCAACGAGGAAAAATCATGGTGA
- a CDS encoding phosphatidylglycerophosphatase A gives MNKPGESAVFWATGCGIGNVRRAPGTFGTLLGIPLSFVISILPRPLDLALLFGLIVFSVVVSERASMIMSQKDPGSIVIDEIAGYCVAVFGLPFNFSTVAAGFVLFRLLDILKPWPVRYFDRNFSGGTGITADDVMAGLLALPVLHLMNHLNII, from the coding sequence ATGAATAAACCTGGCGAAAGCGCGGTGTTTTGGGCAACGGGATGCGGAATCGGAAACGTGCGGCGCGCGCCCGGAACCTTCGGTACGCTTTTGGGGATACCGCTTTCCTTCGTGATCTCAATTCTTCCGCGCCCGCTCGATCTGGCCCTGCTTTTTGGGCTCATCGTTTTTTCCGTGGTGGTTTCCGAGCGGGCCTCCATGATAATGAGCCAAAAAGACCCCGGAAGCATAGTCATTGATGAAATCGCGGGCTATTGCGTGGCGGTCTTCGGGCTTCCGTTCAATTTTTCCACGGTCGCGGCGGGTTTCGTTCTTTTCCGGCTTCTTGACATTTTGAAGCCCTGGCCCGTAAGGTATTTTGACCGGAATTTTTCGGGTGGAACCGGGATTACCGCCGATGACGTGATGGCTGGCCTTTTGGCGCTTCCGGTGCTTCATCTCATGAATCATCTGAACATCATTTGA
- a CDS encoding DNA translocase FtsK 4TM domain-containing protein: protein MAETKKNGAKKAPKKKPEKEAAVKTVKKSGESGKPKAGAKKEAAKDGRRIKPKKAVRPERNSRQKREIFAIGLFMVMVLLTGSLISYSPADPSFNTANPDAAIRNLFGRAGALVADFFINATLGAGAYWIPVLLIIAVIRFIQGAKAKRMFLLGVSAFFLAIFTGALFSGQAKYDLFGVGIPGGGMLVGLLAKTLTEILNPAGSFLVLFCGFLASLVAATGLSLTDSARILSRLGLTGVKAGKKRFTGFGREKPQAGPAGGFAPIANDNGKSRRKKPFDDPKQEPLPFPPVINGVSHENVGSEPVEADQAEAPLSVNDSPVAPDEPPRKPPRIRPRPVLREDPPDSRDDSFLPPAGTLAREERIYQLPPLSLLDDPPPRPESVDQENLMAQARLVEQKLEDFGVKGRVVEVSPGPVITTYEYEPAAGVKINRITSLENDLALGLKALSVRIVGPIPGKAVVGIEVPNKVRELVGFKEMVASSEFSRNKTKLTVCLGKDIVGIPTVSDLARMPHLLIAGATGSGKSVGLNSMIASLLYKCTPDEVKFVMIDPKRIELANYDGIPHLICPVVTDPKKATNALFWAVKEMEARYEAMAALGARNIIGYNQKIAHLKQKQEEERAKKEEERLSEAAQDAEKSGEDSDYGEDSSEDFSGVAGVPPPELKAFPYVVIVIDELADLMMVASKDVETALMRLAQMARACGIHLILATQRPSVDVLTGTIKANFPTRMAFQVSSRIDSRTILDSNGAESLLGAGDMLFMPPGVGKIQRLHGAFLSDEELGRLLTFVKEQGRPCYDISVTESAAGNGNGNGEEDDEEYDEKFDEAVAIVAETRQASISMIQRRLRIGYNRAARIIERMEKDGMVGPSDGVKPREVLLPPQ from the coding sequence ATGGCGGAGACCAAGAAAAACGGAGCGAAAAAAGCTCCCAAGAAAAAGCCTGAAAAAGAGGCGGCGGTGAAGACTGTGAAAAAATCGGGGGAGTCCGGTAAGCCAAAGGCCGGGGCCAAAAAGGAAGCCGCCAAGGATGGCAGGCGGATAAAGCCTAAAAAGGCCGTGCGGCCTGAGCGGAACTCGCGCCAGAAGCGGGAGATTTTCGCAATCGGGCTATTCATGGTGATGGTGCTTCTTACCGGAAGCCTCATTTCCTACAGCCCCGCGGACCCGTCCTTCAATACCGCGAACCCCGACGCCGCCATAAGGAATCTTTTCGGCAGGGCAGGGGCTCTTGTCGCCGATTTTTTCATCAACGCCACCCTTGGGGCCGGGGCCTACTGGATTCCCGTTTTGCTCATAATCGCCGTAATCCGCTTCATCCAGGGCGCAAAAGCCAAACGCATGTTCCTTTTGGGGGTTTCGGCCTTTTTTCTGGCGATTTTCACCGGCGCTCTCTTTTCCGGGCAGGCGAAATACGACCTTTTCGGCGTAGGTATTCCGGGCGGCGGAATGCTGGTGGGGCTTCTGGCCAAGACCCTCACCGAAATTCTCAACCCGGCGGGCTCATTTCTGGTCCTTTTCTGCGGATTTTTGGCAAGCCTCGTTGCCGCCACCGGCCTTTCCCTCACCGACTCGGCGAGGATTTTAAGCCGCCTGGGTCTGACCGGTGTAAAAGCCGGAAAAAAGCGCTTTACCGGTTTTGGCCGGGAAAAACCCCAGGCAGGTCCTGCTGGCGGCTTCGCCCCCATAGCCAACGATAACGGCAAGTCCCGCAGGAAAAAGCCCTTTGACGATCCGAAGCAGGAGCCGCTTCCCTTTCCGCCCGTCATAAACGGCGTGTCACATGAAAACGTCGGGTCTGAGCCGGTGGAGGCCGATCAGGCAGAGGCCCCGTTATCCGTCAATGATTCTCCTGTCGCCCCTGACGAGCCGCCCAGGAAGCCGCCCCGCATAAGGCCCAGGCCCGTTCTTCGGGAAGACCCGCCAGACTCGAGGGACGACTCCTTTCTGCCGCCGGCCGGAACCCTTGCCCGGGAGGAGCGTATCTACCAGCTTCCACCCTTAAGCCTTCTGGACGACCCGCCCCCGCGCCCGGAATCCGTGGACCAGGAAAACCTCATGGCCCAGGCAAGGCTCGTGGAGCAAAAATTGGAGGACTTCGGCGTAAAGGGCCGCGTGGTTGAGGTCTCGCCGGGACCGGTCATCACCACCTACGAGTACGAGCCGGCAGCCGGGGTCAAAATCAACCGCATCACAAGCCTTGAAAACGATCTCGCACTGGGCCTGAAAGCCCTTTCCGTGCGTATTGTCGGTCCCATTCCGGGAAAGGCCGTGGTGGGAATCGAGGTGCCCAACAAGGTGCGCGAGCTTGTGGGCTTCAAGGAAATGGTGGCCTCGAGCGAATTTTCCCGCAACAAGACCAAGCTCACGGTCTGCCTTGGAAAGGACATCGTGGGCATTCCCACCGTGAGCGACCTTGCCCGGATGCCCCATCTTCTCATCGCCGGGGCCACTGGTTCGGGAAAATCGGTGGGCTTAAACTCCATGATCGCAAGCCTTCTGTACAAATGCACGCCGGACGAAGTGAAGTTCGTGATGATAGACCCCAAGCGCATCGAACTCGCCAACTACGACGGAATCCCGCACCTCATCTGCCCGGTTGTGACCGACCCCAAAAAAGCCACCAACGCGCTGTTCTGGGCCGTTAAGGAGATGGAGGCCCGGTACGAGGCAATGGCGGCCCTTGGAGCCCGCAACATAATCGGCTACAACCAGAAAATCGCGCATCTTAAGCAAAAACAGGAGGAGGAGAGGGCGAAAAAGGAGGAGGAACGCCTTTCAGAGGCAGCCCAAGACGCCGAAAAAAGCGGCGAGGATTCCGACTACGGCGAGGACAGCTCCGAGGATTTTTCCGGCGTGGCAGGCGTTCCGCCCCCGGAACTGAAGGCCTTTCCCTACGTGGTGATAGTTATCGACGAGTTGGCCGACCTCATGATGGTGGCCTCGAAAGACGTGGAAACTGCGCTGATGCGCCTGGCCCAGATGGCCCGCGCCTGCGGAATCCATCTTATTCTGGCGACACAGCGGCCTTCGGTGGACGTTTTAACCGGCACCATAAAGGCCAACTTCCCCACCCGCATGGCCTTCCAGGTCTCAAGCCGCATAGATAGCCGCACCATCCTCGATTCAAACGGCGCGGAAAGCCTTCTGGGCGCGGGCGACATGCTTTTCATGCCCCCCGGAGTGGGCAAAATCCAGCGCCTTCACGGTGCCTTTCTCTCGGACGAGGAATTGGGCCGCCTCCTCACATTCGTCAAGGAACAGGGCAGGCCCTGCTACGACATTTCCGTCACCGAGAGCGCAGCAGGGAATGGCAACGGCAACGGCGAAGAGGATGACGAGGAATACGACGAAAAATTCGACGAGGCCGTGGCAATAGTGGCCGAAACCCGGCAGGCCAGCATATCCATGATCCAGCGTCGGCTCCGCATAGGCTACAACCGGGCGGCCCGCATAATAGAGCGCATGGAAAAGGACGGCATGGTGGGGCCGAGTGACGGGGTGAAGCCACGCGAAGTCTTGTTGCCGCCCCAATAG